Proteins found in one Micromonospora sp. WMMD1082 genomic segment:
- a CDS encoding PepSY domain-containing protein, which yields MKRNPLILASAGGAAAVLAVTGVLLGVAAADNSRAEQATLTAATSAPTTAGVPDDATPDDSGTLGTPAEPTGAATPADPGNAGTPATAADAVSLERAGEIAVAHVGGGRITEIERDREKGRPVWEVEIVRGNTEHEIYVDRETGTVVKAEQEPVDDDDDDDDDDRYDD from the coding sequence ATGAAGCGCAACCCCCTGATCCTGGCGTCGGCCGGCGGCGCGGCGGCGGTCCTGGCGGTGACCGGGGTGCTGTTGGGTGTCGCGGCGGCGGACAACAGCCGGGCAGAGCAGGCGACCCTGACCGCCGCGACCAGTGCCCCGACGACGGCCGGCGTCCCGGACGACGCCACGCCGGACGACAGCGGCACCCTGGGCACGCCGGCCGAGCCGACCGGCGCCGCCACCCCGGCCGACCCGGGCAACGCCGGCACGCCGGCCACCGCGGCCGACGCGGTGAGCCTGGAGCGGGCCGGCGAGATCGCGGTGGCACACGTCGGTGGCGGCCGGATCACCGAGATCGAGCGGGACCGGGAGAAGGGCCGGCCGGTCTGGGAGGTCGAGATCGTCAGGGGTAACACCGAGCACGAGATCTACGTCGACCGGGAGACCGGCACCGTGGTCAAGGCCGAGCAGGAGCCGGTTGACGACGACGATGACGATGACGACGACGACCGGTACGACGACTGA
- a CDS encoding sulfotransferase domain-containing protein, whose translation MPEPPTRYRSPDEDSARWQGFPRRPGDIVISTRSKSGTTWVQMICALLVLRTPDLPAPLTELSPWLDWLVEPQEQVYARLAAQRHRRFIKTHTPLDGVPSDPRVHYVVVARHPLDMAVSLHHQGANLDRARVAELTGQPTAPDRDGPSVEQALVRWIDADPDPREELDSLPGVLWHLRDAWARRHRPNVHLVHYDDLRGDLSGQMHHLADRLGLDPPGPDLVEAATFDRMRARADRLAPDPAGVFKDRSAFFRSGRSGQGSALLDDAGRARYRARAAALAPPDLLAWLHRDR comes from the coding sequence GACAGCGCCCGCTGGCAGGGGTTCCCCCGCCGTCCGGGGGACATCGTGATCAGCACCCGTTCCAAGAGCGGGACGACCTGGGTGCAGATGATCTGCGCGCTGCTGGTGCTGCGTACGCCCGACCTGCCGGCACCCCTGACCGAGCTGTCGCCCTGGTTGGACTGGCTGGTCGAACCCCAGGAGCAGGTGTACGCGCGGCTGGCCGCCCAGCGGCACCGTCGCTTCATCAAGACCCACACTCCGCTCGACGGTGTGCCGAGCGATCCCCGGGTGCACTACGTGGTGGTGGCCCGCCATCCGCTCGACATGGCGGTGTCCCTGCACCACCAGGGCGCGAACCTCGACCGCGCTCGCGTCGCCGAGCTGACCGGCCAGCCCACGGCGCCGGACCGGGACGGGCCGTCGGTCGAGCAGGCGCTCGTACGCTGGATCGACGCGGATCCGGATCCGCGCGAGGAACTCGATTCGCTGCCCGGCGTCCTGTGGCACCTGCGTGACGCCTGGGCCCGCCGGCACCGGCCGAACGTCCACCTCGTCCACTACGACGACCTTCGGGGCGACCTGTCCGGGCAGATGCACCACCTCGCCGACCGGCTGGGCCTCGACCCGCCCGGGCCCGACCTGGTCGAGGCGGCGACCTTCGACCGCATGCGGGCCCGCGCCGACCGGCTCGCGCCGGACCCCGCCGGGGTGTTCAAGGACCGGAGCGCCTTCTTCCGCAGCGGTCGCTCCGGTCAGGGCAGCGCCCTGCTCGACGACGCCGGCCGGGCCCGCTACCGGGCGCGGGCCGCCGCGTTGGCCCCGCCCGACCTGCTCGCCTGGCTGCACCGCGACCGCTGA